Part of the Thermoanaerobaculia bacterium genome is shown below.
GCGGAGGGCATCGAGGCCGCGATGAACCTGGCGAACGCGCCCGAGCCGCCGGCCCCCGACTTGCCGGAAGGCGCCCGAAGCGAATAGAATCTCAGATCCCCGCGGGTGGACACCAACCCGCCGGTGACGAGGGTGTACCGAGTCGCTGTTCCTTCCTGTTCCGCACATTGCGCGGGACCTCACGGCCATAGGGAGGGCTAGAGTGAGAACGTATGAACTGGCGCTGGTCGCCGATCCGAGACTCTCGGACGACGATGTGACGGCGCTCTCCACGGAGTTGAAGCAGCTCATCACCAGCCGAGGCGGAGAAGTTCTCCGCGAAGAGAGCTGGGGCCGGCGGAAGCTCGCCTATCCGATCCGCAAGCTCACCGAAGGTCGCTACCTCTTCCTTTTCGTCCAGATCGAGCCGGCGAAGGCCGGTCTCCTCAAGGAAGTGGAGATGCGACTCAACCAGAACGACAAGATCCTGCGCTACCTCACGGTGCGAACCGACGAGGATTTGAAGCGCGCAGCCGGACGGGCGAAGCCCGGCGAGGCTCCGCCGCGCACGGGTGGGTACTACGACGTCGATCCGGCAGTCGCTGCAGCGGCAGCAGCCGCCGCCGCGACCGCGGAGGCGGCTGCCGCTCCCGAGGTCCCCGAGGCCGCAGCGGCTGGTGTCGCTGAGGGAGCCGTTGTCGTCGCCCCCGAAGTGGTCGCAGCCGCTGAACCTGTTCCCGGCACCGAGGAGGCCTGAGCATGCAACCGTTCAAGTCAGGTCCGCGTGGTGGCAAGAAGGGCCCGGGCAAGGGCAAGCCGGCGGCGAAGAAGAAGACGTTCTTCCGCCGCAAGAAGGTCTGCCGCTTCACTGTCGAGCACATCGAGTACATCGACTA
Proteins encoded:
- the rpsF gene encoding 30S ribosomal protein S6, encoding MRTYELALVADPRLSDDDVTALSTELKQLITSRGGEVLREESWGRRKLAYPIRKLTEGRYLFLFVQIEPAKAGLLKEVEMRLNQNDKILRYLTVRTDEDLKRAAGRAKPGEAPPRTGGYYDVDPAVAAAAAAAAATAEAAAAPEVPEAAAAGVAEGAVVVAPEVVAAAEPVPGTEEA